The following are encoded together in the Pectobacterium punjabense genome:
- a CDS encoding YjaA family stress response protein, giving the protein MASLYIRIYRDTLMVRNVDTKKEVTEQSEIPFTTARLLLGQMIPAMTLLARLAPKVAAKRWVGLFTSHKVIIHAMEMNEGGHSQVEFASYMELARSISPQGKHIYVCSKNVPLTDQEVIQIFSGNIPSIVSR; this is encoded by the coding sequence ATGGCCAGCCTCTATATCAGAATATATCGCGATACGCTGATGGTCAGAAACGTGGACACGAAAAAAGAGGTCACCGAGCAATCAGAAATACCTTTTACAACCGCGCGTCTACTGCTCGGGCAAATGATTCCCGCAATGACACTATTGGCTCGGCTCGCACCCAAGGTTGCGGCCAAACGATGGGTTGGGCTATTCACTTCGCACAAGGTCATCATCCATGCCATGGAGATGAATGAAGGCGGACATAGCCAGGTCGAATTTGCCAGTTACATGGAGCTCGCCAGGAGCATCAGCCCGCAAGGAAAGCATATTTATGTGTGTAGCAAAAATGTGCCGCTTACCGATCAAGAAGTGATACAAATCTTTAGCGGCAACATCCCCTCGATCGTCAGCCGCTAA
- the nadA gene encoding quinolinate synthase NadA has protein sequence MSMLFDSNETIYPFPPKPKPLSADAKQHYRNRIKALLRERNAVMVAHYYTDPEIQALAEETGGCVADSLEMARFGSTHSASTLLVAGVRFMGETAKILNPEKTILMPTLEAECSLDLGCPVDEFSRFCDAHPDRTVVVYANTSAAVKARADWVVTSSIAVELIEHLDSLGEKIIWAPDRHLGSYVQKQTQADVLCWQGACIVHDEFKTQALKRMKILYPDAAILVHPESPQSVVEMADAVGSTSQLIQAAKTLPQRELIVATDRGIFYKMQQACPEKTLLEAPTAGEGATCRSCAHCPWMAMNGLEAIANGLEQGGHAHEIHVDAALREGALIPLNRMLDFAASLKLRVKGNA, from the coding sequence ATGAGTATGCTTTTTGATAGCAATGAGACTATTTATCCCTTTCCGCCAAAGCCCAAGCCATTATCGGCTGATGCAAAACAGCACTATCGTAACAGGATAAAGGCACTGCTGCGGGAAAGAAACGCGGTCATGGTTGCGCATTACTATACCGATCCTGAAATTCAGGCGCTGGCGGAAGAAACGGGCGGCTGTGTGGCGGATTCGCTGGAAATGGCGCGGTTTGGTAGCACCCATTCGGCATCGACGCTGTTGGTGGCAGGGGTTCGCTTTATGGGAGAGACGGCCAAGATTCTCAACCCAGAAAAGACGATTCTGATGCCTACATTGGAAGCAGAGTGTTCACTCGATCTTGGTTGCCCCGTCGATGAATTCAGCCGTTTTTGTGACGCGCACCCAGACCGAACCGTGGTGGTGTATGCCAATACTTCTGCTGCGGTAAAAGCGCGTGCAGATTGGGTGGTGACATCCAGCATTGCGGTGGAGTTGATCGAACATCTGGATAGCCTGGGAGAAAAGATTATCTGGGCACCGGATCGCCATCTGGGAAGCTATGTACAAAAACAGACGCAGGCGGATGTCCTGTGCTGGCAAGGCGCGTGCATTGTGCATGACGAATTTAAAACGCAGGCGCTGAAGCGCATGAAGATCCTGTACCCCGATGCGGCAATTTTGGTTCATCCAGAATCGCCACAGAGCGTGGTAGAGATGGCTGACGCCGTTGGGTCAACCAGCCAGCTGATTCAGGCGGCGAAGACGCTGCCACAGCGCGAACTGATTGTGGCGACCGATCGCGGCATTTTCTACAAGATGCAGCAGGCCTGCCCGGAGAAAACGTTGCTGGAAGCGCCGACCGCAGGAGAAGGGGCAACCTGCCGCAGCTGCGCCCACTGTCCGTGGATGGCGATGAATGGGCTGGAGGCGATTGCTAACGGTCTGGAGCAAGGTGGCCATGCACATGAGATTCATGTAGATGCAGCCCTGCGAGAAGGCGCTTTAATCCCGTTGAATCGCATGCTGGATTTTGCAGCTTCGCTAAAATTGCGTGTGAAAGGGAATGCCTGA
- the pnuC gene encoding nicotinamide riboside transporter PnuC, whose amino-acid sequence MDFFSTSNILIHIPLGEGGYDLSWIEAIGTLFGLLCIWFASQEKTINYLFGLINVTLFAVIFFQIQLYASLLLQIFFFAANIYGWYAWTRKTDAQEVELRIRWLPVQKLIGWSVACIIAIGLMTFYIDAVFAVLTRIAVSGMQGLGLAVQMPNLQPDAFPFWDSTMMVLSIVAMILMTRKYVENWLLWVVIDVISVVIFAYQGVYAMAVEYAILTLIALNGSWLWIKSAQENRVSAVSNGV is encoded by the coding sequence ATGGATTTTTTTAGTACCAGTAATATTTTAATTCATATTCCGTTGGGGGAAGGGGGATACGACCTTTCCTGGATTGAAGCGATCGGCACGTTGTTTGGCCTGCTGTGTATCTGGTTCGCGAGTCAGGAAAAAACCATCAACTATCTGTTTGGGCTGATTAACGTCACGCTGTTTGCGGTGATCTTTTTCCAGATCCAGCTGTATGCCAGCCTGTTACTGCAAATTTTCTTCTTTGCCGCCAATATTTATGGTTGGTACGCCTGGACGCGTAAAACAGATGCGCAGGAAGTAGAGTTGCGCATCCGTTGGCTACCGGTGCAGAAGCTGATTGGCTGGTCGGTGGCCTGTATTATCGCAATTGGCTTGATGACGTTCTATATTGATGCGGTATTTGCCGTGCTGACGCGTATCGCTGTTTCTGGTATGCAGGGACTCGGGTTAGCGGTGCAGATGCCTAATCTCCAGCCGGATGCATTCCCATTCTGGGATTCTACCATGATGGTGTTGTCGATCGTGGCGATGATCCTGATGACGCGCAAATACGTCGAGAATTGGCTGCTGTGGGTGGTGATTGATGTGATAAGCGTGGTGATTTTTGCTTATCAGGGCGTGTACGCGATGGCAGTAGAATACGCGATCCTGACGCTGATTGCCCTGAACGGCTCTTGGCTGTGGATTAAGAGTGCGCAGGAAAACCGCGTCAGCGCGGTTTCAAACGGCGTGTAA
- the zitB gene encoding CDF family zinc transporter ZitB, with the protein MAHNHSHTESGNSKRLLAAFIITATFMVAEVIGGLLSGSLALLADAGHMLTDAAALFVALIAVRFAQRKPNARHTFGYLRLTTLAAFVNALTLILITAFIFWEAIQRFYDPQPVAGVTMLLVAIAGLLANIVAFWLLHHGSEEKNINVRAAALHVLGDLLGSVGAIAAAVIILYTNWTPIDPILSILVSCLVLRSAWSLLKESIHELLEGTPSQLSVEVLQKDLTLNIPEVRNIHHVHLWQVGEKPMMTLHAQVVPPHDHDALLRRIQEYLLKQYQITHATIQMEYQRCDDDHCSFHQENHHSAIHDGEKHDAEGHHHKH; encoded by the coding sequence ATGGCACATAACCACAGCCACACGGAATCGGGCAACAGTAAACGTCTGCTGGCCGCGTTTATCATTACCGCCACGTTTATGGTTGCTGAGGTCATTGGCGGTCTGTTGTCCGGTTCCCTCGCGCTGCTTGCGGACGCGGGTCATATGCTGACGGATGCAGCGGCGCTGTTCGTCGCGCTTATCGCCGTGCGTTTCGCACAGCGTAAACCCAATGCTCGCCATACCTTCGGCTATTTGCGGCTCACCACCCTCGCCGCCTTTGTGAACGCGCTAACGTTGATACTGATTACTGCCTTCATCTTCTGGGAGGCGATTCAACGCTTCTATGACCCCCAGCCCGTTGCTGGCGTCACTATGCTGCTTGTCGCTATTGCCGGGTTGCTGGCGAACATCGTGGCCTTTTGGCTGTTACACCACGGTAGCGAAGAAAAAAACATTAACGTCCGCGCGGCAGCCCTACATGTGCTGGGCGACCTGCTAGGCTCCGTCGGTGCGATTGCTGCTGCCGTCATCATCCTTTATACCAACTGGACGCCTATCGACCCGATTCTCTCTATTTTGGTGTCATGTCTGGTACTACGCAGTGCATGGTCGTTATTGAAAGAAAGTATTCACGAACTGCTGGAAGGCACACCGAGCCAACTCAGCGTTGAGGTTCTACAGAAAGATCTGACGCTGAATATCCCTGAGGTCAGGAATATCCACCATGTGCATTTATGGCAGGTTGGCGAAAAACCAATGATGACGCTGCATGCGCAGGTGGTTCCACCTCACGACCACGATGCGTTATTAAGACGTATTCAGGAATATTTGCTGAAGCAGTATCAGATTACACACGCGACAATTCAGATGGAATATCAACGCTGTGATGATGACCATTGCTCTTTTCATCAGGAAAACCATCATTCAGCTATTCATGATGGTGAAAAGCATGATGCAGAAGGTCATCACCACAAGCATTAA
- the aroG gene encoding 3-deoxy-7-phosphoheptulonate synthase AroG, producing the protein MNYQNDDLRIKEINELLPPVALLEKFPATDKAAETVSFARTAIHKILNGNDDRLLVVIGPCSIHDTKAAKEYAARLLTLRNELSDDLEVVMRVYFEKPRTTIGWKGLINDPHMDNSFQINDGLRIARQLLLEINDIGLPAAGEFLDMITPQYMADLMSWGAIGARTTESQVHRELASGLSCPVGFKNGTDGTIKVAIDAINAASAPHCFLSVTKWGHSAIVNTSGNNDCHIILRGGKTPNYSAEHVKDVKVGLEKAGLTPQVMIDFSHANSSKQFKKQMEVCTDVCGQIAQGEKAIMGVMVESHLVEGNQNLESSEPLVYGRSVTDACIGWEDTESLLRQLASAVRERRNK; encoded by the coding sequence ATGAATTACCAAAATGACGATTTAAGAATTAAAGAGATCAATGAACTTTTGCCGCCGGTTGCTTTGCTAGAAAAGTTTCCAGCCACGGATAAGGCCGCGGAAACGGTATCGTTCGCGCGTACAGCTATCCATAAAATTCTTAACGGCAATGACGATCGCCTGCTGGTGGTGATTGGTCCTTGCTCGATCCACGATACGAAAGCGGCGAAAGAGTATGCCGCGCGTCTGCTGACGCTGCGTAACGAGTTGAGTGACGATCTGGAAGTGGTTATGCGCGTTTATTTTGAAAAACCGCGTACGACGATCGGCTGGAAAGGGCTAATCAACGATCCGCACATGGATAATAGTTTCCAGATCAATGATGGCCTGCGTATTGCGCGCCAGTTACTGCTGGAAATTAATGATATTGGTTTACCCGCTGCCGGTGAATTCCTCGATATGATTACCCCGCAATACATGGCGGATCTGATGAGCTGGGGCGCTATTGGCGCACGTACAACCGAATCTCAGGTACACCGAGAACTGGCATCTGGTCTGTCATGTCCTGTCGGTTTTAAAAACGGCACCGACGGCACCATCAAAGTAGCGATTGATGCAATCAACGCCGCCAGTGCGCCACACTGCTTCCTCTCTGTCACCAAATGGGGACATTCGGCTATCGTGAATACCAGCGGTAACAACGATTGCCACATCATCCTGCGTGGCGGTAAAACGCCGAACTACAGCGCAGAGCATGTTAAGGATGTGAAAGTAGGTCTGGAAAAAGCCGGTTTGACTCCGCAGGTCATGATCGATTTCAGCCACGCGAACAGCAGCAAACAGTTCAAAAAACAGATGGAAGTCTGTACTGATGTTTGTGGACAGATTGCACAGGGTGAAAAAGCGATCATGGGCGTGATGGTGGAGAGCCATCTGGTTGAGGGTAACCAGAATCTGGAAAGTAGTGAGCCGCTAGTTTATGGCCGTAGCGTGACCGATGCTTGTATTGGCTGGGAAGATACGGAGTCTCTACTGCGCCAGTTAGCCTCTGCCGTACGCGAGCGCCGCAATAAGTAA
- a CDS encoding DoxX family protein, with protein MEKNASIISAIGRALIAIVFVISGLSKIGASEATQGYIASVGLPFPLLGYLIALVVEIGGGMLLLIGYRTRVVALVLSAFTVATALFFHHNFADQNAMINFLKNIIIVGGLLQIVAFGPSKYSLDAKRN; from the coding sequence ATGGAAAAGAACGCTTCAATCATTTCAGCAATTGGTCGTGCTCTCATTGCAATTGTTTTTGTGATCAGCGGCCTTAGCAAGATCGGGGCATCAGAGGCCACCCAAGGCTACATCGCCTCGGTTGGTTTACCTTTTCCTCTTCTCGGTTATTTGATCGCCTTAGTGGTCGAAATCGGTGGAGGAATGCTTCTACTTATTGGTTACCGCACGCGTGTGGTTGCGCTCGTTTTGTCCGCCTTTACTGTTGCTACTGCCCTGTTTTTTCATCATAACTTTGCCGATCAAAACGCGATGATTAACTTTCTTAAGAACATCATTATTGTCGGGGGATTACTACAGATTGTGGCTTTTGGACCGAGTAAATATAGCCTCGATGCAAAACGGAACTAA
- a CDS encoding FMN-dependent NADH-azoreductase, which translates to MKILHIDSSILGDYSVSRQLSADIVARLRELHPGSEIVYRDLVEDAVGHLSGAYMAVVRGGGNPDPQLSDEIAHGDAYINDLFAAEIIVIGAPMYNFTVPSQLKAWIDRVVIGGRTFAYGPNGPQGLIQKGKRLFIVSTRGGTYSGDSTIAMLEHHETYLKAVLGFIGLTDVTIIRAEGLGQGNEETKSAIISQAKLSIASLEA; encoded by the coding sequence ATGAAAATTCTTCATATCGATTCCAGCATACTCGGCGACTATTCCGTCAGCCGACAACTTTCTGCCGATATTGTCGCAAGGCTGCGTGAGTTACACCCAGGTTCCGAGATCGTCTATCGCGATCTTGTCGAAGATGCTGTGGGTCATCTTTCCGGAGCGTATATGGCCGTGGTTCGCGGTGGTGGAAATCCCGATCCGCAGTTGAGTGACGAAATTGCCCATGGCGATGCTTATATCAACGATCTCTTTGCTGCCGAGATCATTGTCATTGGTGCCCCCATGTATAACTTTACCGTCCCTTCCCAACTCAAAGCCTGGATTGATCGCGTCGTTATCGGCGGACGCACATTCGCCTACGGGCCCAACGGACCACAAGGACTAATACAGAAAGGGAAGAGGCTGTTCATCGTCTCAACTCGCGGCGGAACTTACAGTGGCGATAGTACTATCGCAATGCTTGAGCATCATGAAACGTATCTGAAGGCCGTGCTTGGTTTTATCGGTCTGACCGATGTAACGATCATCCGCGCCGAAGGCTTGGGCCAAGGAAATGAAGAGACGAAATCTGCCATCATCAGCCAAGCAAAGCTCAGTATTGCTAGTTTAGAAGCCTAA
- a CDS encoding LysR family transcriptional regulator gives MINGVSLDQLRTFIVAVDEGSFSAAARKLYRAQSVISDLVSNLEAQMGVQLFDRSGRYPKLTPAGQALLADARGIVTSVDFMKARAKGLSEGLEAELSVVVDVLFPIATVAAIANEFKQRFPGTPLRVFAEALGATYHRVLDGTAAIGAVAALPSALASLSTEHLAGITLVMVASRHHPLAAFRGFIPKSELVKHVQLVLTDRTNLSEGIEYAVISSSTWRLTDLFTKHAFLLSGLGWGGMPLHVVQRDLAEGELVELMLEDIPPEGIFVPMSTIYRTAAPPGPAGRWFLDRLKSLHGEATTGQ, from the coding sequence ATGATAAATGGAGTATCGCTTGATCAATTAAGAACATTCATCGTTGCTGTTGATGAAGGAAGTTTTTCCGCAGCAGCACGCAAACTCTATCGCGCGCAGTCGGTCATCAGTGATTTGGTGAGTAACCTCGAAGCCCAAATGGGCGTTCAATTATTCGATCGCTCTGGACGATATCCCAAACTCACTCCGGCAGGGCAAGCCTTGCTGGCCGATGCACGCGGCATCGTAACCTCCGTCGATTTCATGAAAGCACGGGCAAAGGGGTTATCAGAAGGGCTGGAAGCAGAGCTTTCCGTTGTCGTCGATGTGCTGTTTCCTATTGCCACTGTCGCTGCTATTGCAAACGAGTTCAAACAGCGCTTTCCCGGCACGCCTCTTCGGGTGTTCGCTGAGGCGCTAGGAGCAACCTATCATCGCGTGCTCGACGGGACAGCGGCAATCGGGGCTGTCGCAGCGTTGCCAAGTGCTCTTGCCTCACTAAGCACTGAGCACCTTGCTGGCATCACGCTGGTTATGGTCGCTTCACGCCATCATCCGTTGGCTGCATTCAGGGGATTCATCCCTAAATCGGAACTGGTAAAGCACGTGCAGCTTGTCCTTACCGACCGAACAAACCTATCCGAGGGGATTGAATATGCCGTTATATCCTCATCTACCTGGCGGCTCACGGACTTATTTACCAAGCATGCTTTTCTTCTTAGCGGGCTAGGCTGGGGCGGTATGCCATTGCATGTGGTACAGCGCGATCTTGCAGAAGGAGAGTTAGTTGAACTGATGCTTGAAGATATCCCGCCTGAGGGAATCTTTGTTCCGATGTCCACCATCTACCGAACAGCTGCGCCTCCCGGCCCTGCCGGGCGTTGGTTCCTTGACCGCCTGAAAAGTCTTCATGGGGAAGCAACCACGGGCCAATAA
- the gpmA gene encoding 2,3-diphosphoglycerate-dependent phosphoglycerate mutase: MAVTKLVLVRHGESQWNNENRFTGWYDVDLSDKGRSEAKAAGQLLKDEGFAFDFAYTSVLKRAIHTLWNVLDELDQAWLPVEKSWKLNERHYGALQGLNKAETAEKYGDEQVKQWRRGFAITPPELTRDDERFPGHDPRYAALSDKELPLTESLALTIERVVPYWTETILPRIKSGERVIVAAHGNSLRALVKYLDNMGEDEILELNIPTGVPLVYEFDENFKPIKRYYLGNADEIAAKAAAVANQGKAK, from the coding sequence ATGGCTGTAACTAAGCTAGTACTGGTAAGACACGGTGAGAGCCAGTGGAACAACGAAAACCGCTTCACAGGCTGGTACGATGTTGATCTGTCCGACAAGGGCCGTTCAGAAGCCAAAGCCGCAGGTCAACTGCTGAAAGACGAAGGTTTTGCCTTTGATTTCGCGTATACCTCCGTGCTGAAACGTGCCATTCACACACTGTGGAACGTACTGGACGAGCTGGATCAAGCCTGGTTGCCAGTTGAGAAATCCTGGAAACTGAATGAGCGCCACTACGGGGCGTTACAAGGTCTGAACAAAGCCGAAACCGCTGAAAAATACGGTGACGAGCAGGTTAAACAATGGCGTCGTGGTTTCGCCATTACGCCTCCAGAGTTGACGCGTGATGACGAACGTTTCCCAGGCCATGATCCACGTTATGCAGCGCTGAGCGACAAAGAGCTGCCGCTGACTGAAAGCCTGGCGCTGACCATCGAACGCGTTGTGCCTTATTGGACCGAAACCATCCTGCCACGCATTAAGAGCGGTGAGCGTGTCATCGTTGCGGCTCACGGTAACTCACTGCGCGCACTGGTGAAATACCTGGACAATATGGGCGAAGATGAAATTCTGGAACTGAATATCCCAACTGGCGTGCCGTTGGTATATGAGTTCGACGAGAACTTCAAACCAATCAAGCGTTACTACCTGGGCAACGCGGACGAAATCGCCGCAAAAGCTGCCGCAGTAGCGAACCAAGGTAAAGCGAAGTAA
- a CDS encoding efflux RND transporter permease subunit — translation MIAFVIRWSLKNRLLVLLAALFMAAWGLLSLQKTPLDALPDLSDVQVIIRVSYPGKAPQVVENQVTYPLTTTMLSVPGAKTVRGFSMFGDAYVYVLFEDGTDPYWARSRVLEYLSQVQSSLPTDAKTSLGPDATGVGWIYEYALVDRSGKYSLADLRGFQDWLLKYELKTVPDVAEVASVGGMVKQYQIVVDPERMRTQSITHQQIVTAVQAANQENGGSVLELGEAEYMVRTTGYLKTAHDFNHVVITIRNGIPVLLQDVATLREGPEMRRGIAELNGEGEVAGGIIVMRYGKNALNTLHAVKARLQEIQKSLPAGVEIVPTYDRSQLIEHAIDTLSFKLLEEFAVVAAICALFLFHFRSALVAIISLPLGILGAFIIMRYQGVNANIMSLGGIAIAIGAMVDAAIVMIENMHKVIEQWRHENPGKQPQNNEWWQLAERAAVEVGPALFCSLLIITLSFVPVFSLEAQEGRMFSPLAFTKTYAMAVAAGLGITLVPVLMGYFVRGKIPDEQANPINRWLIALYHPILQKVLNYPKTTLLVSALLLLLTLFPLSRLGSEFMPPLDEGDLLYMPSTLPGISAREAGRLLQQTDRLIKTVPEVESVFGKAGRADTATDPAPLTMLESTIRLKPRDQWREGMTMDKLVAELDRTVNLPGIANVWVPPIRNRLDMLATGIKSPVGIKVNGNNLEDIERTAAQIEQVVKQVPGVTSALAERLAGGRYIDIDIDRQRAARYGVSVEELQSVVATLIGGQNIGETIEGRQRYPINIRYPRELRDSLQKLRDLPIVTANGSRVTLAELANVHVSEGPPMLKSENSRLSDWIYVDLRGRDLKSAVEDMQRAVAQQVMLPEGVSLSWSGQFEYLERATEKMKIVVPFTLLIIFVLLYITFNRIKDALLIMATLPFALIGGVWLIYLLGYNLSVAGAVGFIALAGVSAEFGVIMLLYLNHAVEKHRVSGQALSRQQLMDAIHEGAVLRVRPKMMTVATIMAGLLPIMWGGGSGSEIMQRIAAPMIGGMVSAPLLSMLVIPAVYLLLHKGDSGLLKR, via the coding sequence ATGATTGCCTTCGTGATCCGGTGGTCACTCAAAAACCGCCTGCTGGTTTTACTGGCAGCGCTGTTCATGGCGGCATGGGGTTTGCTTTCTCTGCAAAAAACACCGCTGGATGCCCTGCCCGACCTGTCTGACGTTCAGGTTATCATTCGCGTTAGCTATCCGGGCAAAGCGCCACAGGTGGTGGAAAATCAGGTGACCTATCCACTGACGACCACCATGCTCTCCGTTCCGGGAGCCAAAACGGTACGGGGCTTCTCCATGTTCGGCGATGCCTACGTCTATGTACTGTTTGAAGATGGCACCGATCCCTACTGGGCACGATCTCGCGTGCTGGAATACCTTAGTCAGGTACAATCCAGCCTACCTACCGATGCGAAAACCTCGCTTGGCCCGGATGCCACCGGCGTCGGCTGGATCTACGAATACGCACTGGTCGATCGCAGCGGCAAATACAGTCTGGCCGATCTACGCGGCTTTCAGGACTGGCTGTTGAAGTATGAGCTGAAAACCGTTCCCGATGTAGCGGAAGTCGCCAGCGTGGGCGGTATGGTCAAACAATATCAGATCGTCGTTGACCCGGAACGTATGCGGACGCAGAGCATTACCCACCAGCAGATCGTGACTGCCGTTCAGGCAGCCAATCAGGAAAATGGTGGCTCCGTGCTGGAGTTAGGTGAAGCCGAGTACATGGTTCGCACCACCGGTTACCTGAAAACCGCGCACGACTTTAACCATGTGGTGATTACCATCCGCAACGGCATTCCCGTGCTATTGCAAGATGTGGCAACGCTCCGTGAAGGCCCGGAGATGCGGCGCGGTATCGCCGAATTGAATGGTGAAGGCGAAGTGGCGGGCGGCATCATCGTTATGCGCTATGGAAAAAACGCACTGAATACGCTGCATGCCGTCAAAGCGCGGTTACAGGAGATACAAAAAAGCCTGCCCGCAGGCGTGGAGATCGTCCCAACCTACGATCGCTCGCAGTTGATTGAACACGCCATCGACACCCTCAGCTTCAAACTGCTGGAAGAGTTTGCCGTCGTTGCGGCCATTTGCGCCCTGTTCCTGTTTCACTTTCGCTCAGCGTTAGTGGCGATCATCAGCCTACCGCTCGGGATTCTGGGAGCGTTTATCATCATGCGCTATCAGGGTGTGAACGCCAACATCATGTCGCTGGGTGGTATCGCAATTGCCATCGGCGCGATGGTAGATGCCGCGATTGTGATGATAGAAAACATGCATAAAGTCATTGAACAGTGGCGGCATGAAAACCCCGGAAAACAGCCGCAGAATAATGAGTGGTGGCAGTTAGCAGAAAGGGCAGCCGTGGAAGTTGGCCCCGCGCTGTTTTGCAGCCTGCTGATCATTACGCTGTCGTTTGTACCGGTGTTTTCACTCGAGGCACAGGAAGGTCGCATGTTTTCACCGCTGGCCTTTACCAAAACCTATGCCATGGCCGTCGCCGCCGGATTGGGGATTACGCTGGTGCCGGTATTAATGGGGTATTTCGTACGCGGAAAGATACCGGACGAGCAGGCGAATCCGATAAACCGCTGGTTGATCGCGCTCTATCACCCGATACTGCAAAAGGTACTGAACTACCCGAAGACCACGCTGCTGGTTTCCGCTCTGCTATTACTACTGACGCTATTTCCTCTCAGCCGTTTGGGAAGCGAATTTATGCCGCCGCTGGATGAGGGCGATCTGCTGTATATGCCTTCCACCCTGCCCGGCATTTCCGCGCGTGAAGCCGGTCGTCTACTACAACAAACGGACAGGCTGATTAAAACCGTGCCCGAAGTCGAGTCGGTCTTCGGCAAAGCAGGCCGTGCCGATACGGCGACTGACCCTGCGCCGCTGACCATGCTGGAAAGCACGATTAGACTGAAACCGCGCGACCAGTGGCGTGAGGGCATGACCATGGACAAACTGGTTGCCGAATTGGATCGTACCGTCAATCTGCCGGGTATCGCCAACGTGTGGGTTCCGCCGATTCGCAACCGGCTAGACATGCTGGCTACTGGCATCAAAAGTCCGGTAGGTATTAAAGTTAACGGAAACAATTTGGAGGATATCGAACGTACCGCCGCGCAAATCGAGCAGGTGGTAAAACAGGTTCCGGGCGTGACGTCTGCGCTGGCGGAACGGTTAGCGGGTGGACGCTATATCGATATTGATATCGATCGCCAGCGTGCCGCACGTTACGGCGTGTCCGTCGAGGAACTTCAGTCGGTGGTCGCGACGCTTATCGGCGGGCAAAACATCGGCGAAACCATTGAAGGTCGTCAGCGTTATCCCATCAACATCCGCTACCCGCGTGAATTACGCGATTCGCTACAAAAATTGCGCGACCTTCCCATTGTGACGGCCAATGGCAGCAGGGTCACGCTGGCTGAACTGGCCAATGTTCACGTCAGCGAAGGACCTCCCATGCTGAAAAGTGAAAACAGTCGACTGTCGGATTGGATTTATGTCGATCTACGCGGCCGCGATCTGAAATCTGCCGTTGAAGACATGCAACGGGCTGTCGCCCAGCAGGTCATGCTGCCTGAAGGCGTGTCGTTAAGCTGGTCCGGTCAGTTTGAGTATCTGGAACGCGCCACGGAGAAAATGAAAATCGTCGTGCCCTTCACGCTGCTGATCATTTTTGTGCTGCTGTATATCACCTTCAACCGCATCAAAGATGCACTGCTGATTATGGCAACCTTACCCTTCGCGCTCATTGGCGGCGTCTGGCTGATCTATCTCCTCGGCTATAATCTTTCTGTCGCGGGTGCCGTGGGCTTTATTGCACTGGCGGGGGTATCGGCGGAATTTGGCGTCATCATGCTGCTGTATCTCAACCATGCAGTAGAAAAACATCGGGTGTCGGGTCAGGCGCTGTCACGCCAACAGCTGATGGATGCCATCCACGAAGGGGCCGTTCTGCGCGTACGCCCGAAAATGATGACCGTGGCAACGATTATGGCAGGGCTGCTGCCCATCATGTGGGGCGGCGGTAGCGGTTCCGAAATCATGCAGCGTATCGCCGCGCCGATGATTGGTGGCATGGTCAGCGCTCCTCTGCTGTCAATGCTGGTGATTCCGGCAGTTTATCTGCTATTACACAAGGGAGATTCCGGTTTGCTGAAACGGTAA